Genomic segment of Etheostoma spectabile isolate EspeVRDwgs_2016 unplaced genomic scaffold, UIUC_Espe_1.0 scaffold00569384, whole genome shotgun sequence:
CAGAGGAaaatccatctctctctctctctctccctctctctctctctctctctctctctctctctctctctctctctctctctctctctcgaccaCGTCCACACAAGCTGGCTGCAGACAATCCTAGCAGAGGACAGGAAACCAAATTATGAAGCTTTAGTAAACACCAGCTGAGCATTTGTCACAGCTCACTGatgattttaacattttgttcagTGATTTTAACTCTTTTGTCGAGAAAAGCTGTCCGGTGCGCTCACAGTGTCCATGTGGATACCACACAGAGCTTTGTGCCACGTTTTAAACGCATAACGGAGTAGCATCGATCGATTTGTTTTTTAGTGTGCAGTCAGGACGGCGGGACTTCTGTAGACATATTGCTGAACTTGTTTGGGGCAGTTTGCAGATAGAAGAATGCTGCCCCAGCTCCTCGCCCTGGCCTGTGGTCTCTGCTGCTTTGGCTTAACCTCAGTCACTGCAGATTTACTTAAAGCAGAGGTATGTATAATAGAAATCcttatttattcactttaaacaaTGCAAAGTGATATATACTGGAATTTATACACATGTAAAGTGTGTCATAGCtgttatgttttaaaaactTGAATTTGAAATGTTCTTTATTTTCTAATTAATTGTTTACCAATGACAGTTTCTACACTATCTTTGAAGGGTATAGATAGAACTCCCAAGTTTTACAGCGATTtatttgattgtattttaaCCCCTTATTGTATCTCTACAGTGTCAGTAGTGTCTTTCTAATGTTTACTAGGTTTTCTCTAATCTTGCAACAGCAAGGGAGGATCTGTTTTGTGCCCATGTTTATGCAGCCACCCATAAACTCTGTACTAAGAGCTGTTTAAAATCCCATCTGAGTAGAAACTGTAAGAAGAGATGTAACTTCATCAAGAGAAAAAATGTCATGAGTCGaaaactttttttggggggggggggtctagcaATGCAGGGGCAGAAACCTCAGCTGAGCTGCTTTGTTCTGAGAGAAAAGGGTGTAGTGAGGGTACGGGGGAGGGGGTTAATGGTTTTCATCTGCCTGTGTAGACTGCACATAGGCCGGGAAGCTGGTCTGCATTCACAACAAGCCAGACATAAGTCTCTCTATCTGGGAGACTGTAGGCCTCAGGCTGTGACACCTGAGGAATGGAGAGTAGTTGAATGAAGTGCAGTTTAGCCTTCAACGGAACAACAGATTTTGTCATCAGGTCCCGTGCAGCTTTGTAAATGATTGGGTACGAGCAGCCTGAGCGCCTCTCTGGCTCTCAGTCCATTTCATATTTGCTTTGTTGGTAGTTTCAGAGGTCATAAGGAGTTTTTATTAAAACACCCTCATCAGTGTTCAGTCACAATAAGTCATACAGTCAGGAACTGCACGTATACTAGGTGTTTCTCTGTGAAATACTGCACCACTAAAAGGACAGGATGCACCAATAAAGGCAGCTGTAGCAGGGAATTGATTCACAGAGCAAAAAGTCTATTAGCTACAAGTGAGTTTAAGTTGAGTCTGTGCTGTAGTTCTAGGTGGACAGGATGCGAAAAGGAGGACCTTAGTCACTGACCACAAGTTGCTGGCGTGTGAGTCAAGCCAGACATGGTGGATAACTCAGAGAGTCAGACAGTTTATAAGATGCCACAGGCAGCTGCCCTCCTGTGGCAAACACACCAACAGTGATGGATGTCTGTAAACATAGTGcaaaaacatgactttttaCAGCAGTGTATAAGATCTTCTAATATATATCACTTCAGCATTAAACAGTGGAGGACTTAATGTGAGACATCAGATGAAGAGTGACTGTCCCATGTTGTGTACACTGTATTGTGATGCTGTCAGACATGGCAATCAGTTCTGATGCAAAAAGAGGATAAGAATTAACTATGGGTTTAGGATTACATCACCTGAGAGCTGGATATGAACCCTGTGATCAAAAGATAAACTTGTCTGTGTGTAGAgaaagcagacagacagcaaaTATAGGTGAAAccaaaaaaaggcaacaactgaatgacatacatttttatttaaagtcgACAAAGCTCCATTGTGGGGGTGGAGGGTTCGGAAAGCAGAACTTGGACAGAGTAACTGAGTTTAGAGGAATTTTGTGGTTTATCAGTGTTACTCAACATCTAAACATCCCTCTCTGACTTCACTCAAACGAACAAACTACAAACAAAATCCATTGGCTCCACCAATAGAGAAATTGCAGACTTCCACGGTAAAAATGACTTCTGGTAAAGTCTAGTACCTTTGCGGCCTCCGGCATCTGATTTCATTTACCGCTTTTGCCTTGTCTAACCTTTCTTTACGTAAATAAAAAGCTTAGCGGGACCTTGTGAGAGAAGGAAGTGGGCAGCAATAGAAAAAACAGGGTCTAATACAGGATCTCTCCATATCGGGCTAAAAGAATCTGGAGATTCCCCGTTGCCATCTGGAGACACATCTTGTGATTCCAGCAGAGGGTTACAGACTCGGTCAAAACACATCTGGGTTCAGGTCTCTTTATCTCGGCTAGAGTGAGTGTTGATGTagcatcaaaagaaaaattCTTGCTCCAGATCTGGAGCACGCTGCTCTGACAGGCAGCGGCTGACACTTAAGAAATGTTAAAGTAATCACCTGTATCAGTCTTAATGAGACACTGATGGGCTTCAAGGGAGAAAGGGAGCTTATCTCTGCCCTTCTACACCACAGAAAATGATGCACCTTGACATCAAAGAGGTTTCCTCTGTGATGTTAGAAAGTGCAGGTTTTGAAGGTACATGCATGCATTTCTTATAGGTTTTAGTCTCCAGTGCTCAGCTGGTTGGATCTGACTAAAGATGTAGGCCAGATGTGCTGAACCAGCCATCTGGTAGAGGTAGAGACCTCTCTTTGAAAAGACTCcaggcagtggtggaaagtaactaagtatatttcaactcaagtactgtatttactcaagtacttatttttacagtgttttttttcagatagTTGACAAAAACCATCTCAACTCAAGGTTTTCTTACTACTTTTATTTGGAACCTCCATCAGCTGACTGAGTTTTTTACAACATGGAGCAACAGTATCTACGTAGGTGTTGCCCCAACTACAACATTAAAACCAACCAATGCATATCCATGTTAATGCACCGTTCATGATCTAAAAGTGTGATATACAAATAGGCCATTCTGCATGTACTCTGCTATATTTTGCTGCTAATACTGTTAGCTACTATACTTACTTAAGAAAAAGATCTAAATACATCTTCCACCACTGTCAACCTTATTAGAAAGTGGTACCCATCATCGTAATGTTGTAAGTGGTTTAAGTGGAGTTCATTTCTTCAATACTGTTTATTCTATCACAGttaatcatattttataagctccatatatatatatatatatatatatatatatatatatatatatatatatatttgttactCTAGCATCACTGCCACCATAGAAAACGTATATACCAGTTACTGTTGGCTTGCATATTTCACTAAAGCAGAATAAGGGACTTTATTTGACCGGTTGGACCCAGCAGAAATGGAAACGTTTGCGCGGTGCTGCTGGGAGTGCTAACTGGGTCAGAGACGCTAAGAAATGAAGGCAATGTGAGATTGAGCCCCTCATGAGCAGATTTCTCAGTTTTTTCCATTGGCACCGAGCAAGAGGAACAACTGACTCAGTCCCTTAAATTTAAATTCAGCCGTACTCCtaacccccctctctctctctctctctcccttctccatTTTCTGCTCTTCCTTCTAATGGCATTACCTCTCCTTTGCTAATGTAACTCTGCACTTTAGATCATCTTCTACTGTCTTTTACCTTCTTGTCTGTCCACACTTGTCCCTGGTTAGATTTAAGTATACTCAAGGATAACTAATTTCTcagggttgaaaaaaaaaaacagattcacaATAGAAAATCAGTGGAAGTTTATTTAGGCAGCTTAAAACAACTAGTGTTTTGACACTTGGTAGCATTGCTATACACAAAAAGATGGCCTTTGCCATTGTTTAACAGACACGTAACTGCAATACTAAGTGTGTACATACTTAAATATACACAAACCCACATCCTTGACCCTATTTAACACATCATTTCTTGTATTGCATAAATATAGAAAGACACCCACATGTTAGATGTTCAGGTGACAGGAATATTAAACCTTCTAGGAAATGTCATCATTCCCTAATTTTAACTTGTgattggcttttttttgtttcctttttataaTGCAACCGGAAAAAACTATTACATCGCAGTCTCCGGTGAATGTGAGTCAGAGTGTGTGACAATAGGTGGCACCCACATGTCCTATAATGCGTGACGGGACATTGACATACTGTATCACAGACATGCTGCTCGGTATCATGCTCACATGAGTGTTGATACTCTCTGTAATAAGTGTTGTGTTGTAAAGTAGCAACGGAGAACTTTACAAGGGCtaatttaattaaacatttgtatCCAGCACTAAATCAACTGACATGGGTAGAGACCTTATAGAAGTAGACCCGGCTGTATGAGGCCATAGCTTAAGAAGGATATATCATCTGTGCTAAAGTCtacttttaaaaccattatTAGTTCAATTTTGTTAACCGGTAACGACCACACAAGGTCTTCATCAGGGCGGATGTAGTAAAAACAGATTGATTACAGCTGGTACTCTGAACATACACTGACTATAGACAATGTAACACTGAGTGCCTATAATGAAATTACCCCACAGAAAACCTAGAACCATGGGGTGCTGTTCTAGTTTGGAAAGGTTTCACAGATTGTACACATTGAGTGTGAGAGCAATGGAGGGTTAATGGGGGCCCAGCGGCTTATTGTTGCCCCAGGGACCTTTCCAAGTTAATACAGCTAGACGAAGAACAAGATTTAGATTATTCTGTTCTGATCTTGAGAATACAATGATTGCAGGCACCTATATGCAGTGGTGATTTGGAGGAAACAAACTACACCTACCTCAGTTTTTAGATACTTTTTTGTAATCAGTTATTGGTAAACTCACTAAAATTATAGTTGCAACTAATGATAATTGCCATTTTTGATGAATCcgctgattattttctcaaatgATTGAACTATTTGCTCCACAAAAAGTCAGAAAGAAACACTCAATATACCTTTACTGTTCAATAGttttgacatacaataaaaaTCTAATTAAGTGCTCAAGTGATGAATCACCTTTATGGAATTTAGAGCTTCCACTGAttagtttattttaattatgtagTAATATGTAGATTGTTTTCTTAATTAATCATTTGATCATTTGATTCATAGAATGTCAGACACATTGTCCCCAAAGCATATTCAAATTGTTAATGCTGTCCagccaacagtccaaaaccccagAATATTCAGTTTAGAggaatttaagaaaacaaaaatgacctAACAATGACTTTAGTGACCAAATGATTATGAAAATCTGTCCAAATAACTAAGTGTTCCAGCTCTACATAAGACAGCAAGGTCACAGTAGGGTCACAGAATCCATGTTCTCCATCCCACAGCTCCACCGAAACAACCTCTTCCACAACCTTTACATCACGCTGGTTGTGTTTCAGTGTCTGTGCATTATACATTCAGACTTCAcgtcactgcacacacacacactgcccacactcAGCGGTGTGTTTAACAAACCAGCAGCCAGCCCTTTGACCACACATGGCCGTGTAGCGAGCTACCTAGCTAACCCAAGGCCAACAATACCAGCCATGTACAAGTCTCAATAAATAGGAGCTTTGATGGTGGCTGCTGGGAGTTCCAGGGAGGAGGGgtgcatgctgggatacctgGCGTCTCAACCGGAGGTGGTGGTGAGGAGTAGATTGGGACTAGAGGGAGAGAAATGGAGGTCTTGATGGTGTGGGGGAGACTTTTCAGGGGAGTGTTTTTATAGAAGCAGACGCGTCACCACACTGGAGCCACAGGACACACTAGCAGCAGTCAGTGAGGAGGCAGAGAAAGTCAATTTGGTTGGTAGTACAGAGAGAGTAAGGGGATAAATTAGATTAACTAGATGCTTAAAAAAATCAGAGAAATCTTGAAGAAATTGTGAGAAGGGaaaagcagagatggagagaagggagaTAAGTAGCCTTTCTGCAGATCGTCATAAGTGAACCTTGTTCTCTGGCCTATCTGACCAGCACTTCACTAAcagtagctgtgtgtgtgcgcagacaGTAAACAGTTGCCACATTTTCATCCCTCCCCCCTGCTTTTCCCTTTACTTGTCAGAGGGAGGTTTGAAGAGAAAAACAGCACTAATGGTGGAATAAGAGCGATATCTGAGGTTTAGATGACGCTAACGAAGGAATTCAGCGTAATTCCACCGAGTTAATCTGTGGTGGAgatgaagatgtgtgtttgaCGCTGTGTGCAGATACATAAGTGGAAACACATGGTTTAAGATGCAATTAAGAGTCTACAACTCAAACAAAAAGGGCCAGgagatgagaagatcgataccactctTATGGTTGTgtattaaatatgaagctaaagctcacagctggttagcttagcgcAAAGATTGAAAACAGGGGAAAACTGCTCCACTTTCTTACGGTATCAATGCTATAAGAAAGCAAATACTCCTCGAAATTTTGAACTACTCCTTTAAGTCTTAGACCACCAGCAGCAGGCAGTGGAAAGAATAGGCTGGCGTTTCATGTGTAAAGATAAATAGTGGTGGTTTTGGTTGACATgaaagcagacagagagagtggagaAGGTGCCACAGACATAGTCAGTGGCAGGGAGATCTCAAACTCAAGCTTTGAGGAACCtaaattttactttttccagCATTATGACCGCCAGTTGTCTTTGGCTGCAATCGTCTAGACAGACTTCTGGGTCATTGTGACTAAAATGACATCAGTGACTTCAGAGTGTGTTTTATTTGGCTTTCTCGCCCCTGCTTATGACCCTACAACAAAGTTCCCCCTAACTAGTTCAGCATAAATTAAGGGGGCTAGTAGGGATTTGGTGTTGGGCTTAGGGAGTTTACACATGGTGTAATGTCACAGTCATATAAAGAAACATGGTGAGTTACCgtaacaatgtgtgtgttggctgcTGTAGGAGTCAGTATTTAGCTTAACAAGTCACACaaaaccacccacacacacacaaacgcgcgcacacacacacacacacacacacacacacattttgtctCACTTTATTTACCATGCAATATGGGATATGTATCTGAGGTCAGAGACGCAAGTCCAAACAAGCTCTGAAAGTTGACTGGAAgtagaaaaacacccacagGTTCACACAAGCAGCCAatcccttctttttttgttgactaCGATGTTTTCAGgtggtttttctgttgtttctggCGTGTCTGACTACGAGCAGACTAAGAAAATCACAGAGCGTGATATTTATTGTGTGTTGCAACACTCCTACGGTAATTACTtcttagaaaaaacaaaagcctcTTGTAGAATATCTTTGTATTTTAGCGGATAattgacattttgacttttttgtattCCTGTACCTTTTCCAAAACACCATGAACTGAATGTAGCAGTTTTAGGGGTCCCAAGATTTAGATTTTGCTACTTGGATCTTGACATGAGAAAGGCTACGTGCAACACTATGCAGGGGTGTTTTCAAGGCAGCAATCTCACCGCCTTGTCGGCATAAATAAAATCTTTAATCTGCCTGATTAGCTATTTTATCATCCACACTTTTCTCAACTGCTATTTAGTGTTGGGTCtataaaatgaccaaaaagaaagaattatGTCGTTTAAAGTCACAAGTGATGTATTAAAAATGTGTGTCTTAGGAGTGTATCCCATTTCTTGAAAACAATATTCAAATATAAGATCTTAAATATGTGATATTTATATGCAAGTTTCAGCTTTAGTATAAATTGTCCATATTCATTGTGAGGTTTTTCAGTTGTTGAAGCTGTTGCTCGTGTTGTTTTAAAACAGAATAGTGATGTAATGatacagggttagggtttaagTTAAGTAGTTATTTATCATTTAGTTGTTCTCTGGAGAATATATTTCATATATCTGTGTGTCATTTGTAgttgaaaaaaaccttttgttatttagatttaatagaatatatttattattggtTTTGTTGCATGGTCATCGAGTCTGGAAGGTTTATTTGGGGATAAACAAGGTGTTACAGCAATTTCCCAGAGTGAACATTTAGACTGCATGTAGACTGCATCACAATTAAACACTCAATAGATCAATAGCCTTATAAATATAGAAAGACACCCACATGTTTGATGTTCAGATGAAAGAAGAGTTAAACCTCCCAAGAAATGTCAtcattctgttgtttttttaccacaGCAGTTATAAAAACACAGGGgatttttttaccattttgtttttaactcttGTAGGAACTTGTGGTCGgctgtgttttttcttcctttttataaTGCATCTGGAAAACTATTACATCGCAGTCTCCAGGGAGTATGAGTCAGAGTGTGTGACAATAGGTGACACCCACATGTCCTATGATGCGTGACGGGACAGTGGTAAatcacacacagtacatgctGCTTGGCATCATgctcacatttttttaagtgttgaTACTCTGTAATAAGTGGATTTTGTGTTGTGAAGTAGCAACAGAGAATTTTACAAGGGCCTGGAAAGCTCCAGATTGACAGTATTAGCTGGCTTGTGCtaatttaattaaacatttgtatCCAGCACTACATCAGCTGACATGGCCTTGTAGAAGCAGGCCCTGCTGTATGAGCCCATAGCTCATAGCCAATAGATGAACTTCTTTCCAGCCTTATAGCTTCTTGACACGCTAACCTAGCCCACCTGTGAAGATCACATATGATTTTCttaatgacatttaattttaagtaatatctacagtatataagtCTCATGGTGCCATCTGTTAAACTAAGTCCAACAGGAAAGGAAATAGTCTTCCACACACGCAAAAGTATCGATTAATATGTTAACAATTAGACCTTCATTGtgctctctctccgtctctcttgCAGGGTTGGCTGCAGCAGTATGGCTACCTGCCTCCAGGTGACGTCAGAGCCCAGGCCATCCGCTCACCAAAGTCCATTGAAACAGCGATATCAAACATGCAGAGCTTTTACGGTTTGACTGTCACCGGCATCATAGACTCCGGCACGATACAGTGAGTCCTGAACGACAGCAACATTTTTATAGCACGTAACTGCATAAGGGCTTTCAAATGTTCAAGCCGTCAGATCATTTGATGACTTGGGATTAAAAGTAGAGTTAAGAGAGTCTATGAAAGCAATATCGTTATTTACAAATAATGTGTCCTTCAGTTGAGTCCAAATATGTTAAGTTAAGAACTGGGAATATTACTTTGCTGTTGCCAGGGCGATGAGCCGGCCGCGGTGTGGTGTCCCAGACAAGTTTGGCCCTGAGCTGAAAACCAACCTGAGGAGGAAGAGATACGCCGTGCAGGGTCTGAAGTGGGAAAAGTCAGAGGTGACCTTCAGGTACGCAtctagcttttcaacatgtttgtCTTTCACAACCAAAGTTTCACAGGTTCATGATCTATTATGCAGGTGATGATACACACCGTTTTTTAATATGTATAATAAAGTcatctttaaattattttttgggattGATAATTTGATCTATAACTTTGAAAAATGCTCATTACAGTGTCCTAGAGAAGTTGAAATATTcatattgcttgttttgtccgaccaacagtccaaaaccaaaagataCTCAGTTTTCTACAATAGAAGAAGACTATGAAAACAAGTATTCACATTTTGAAGAAGGAACCACTGAAAACGTATTCTCAGAATCAATTGATTGAATAATCTTTGAAGCGCTAATGAaattaaacactttttaaactcaaaatccAAACTCTAaatattactactactaataaaacaatgcaaaaaggatttggaaaaaaactttgttaaaGTCTGGCATTTAACTGAAGTGATGTGTTAATGATACAGATGCTTGTTTTTAGACcattttacaataaatacaAGACTGCAGACTGATCTACAGTCATGTTTGATGTATTAGACTTAATTAGCCTATAGTGTCAGCATAAATCCCCGTCTCTTTGTTCTTAACAGCATACAGAACTACACCCCTAAGATCGGAGAGCGAGCCACCTATGAAGCCATCCGAAAAGCCTTCAAGGTGTGGGAGAACGTGATCCCGCTCACCTTCAGGGAGATCCCGTACAGCCACATCAGGGACAAGGTCGACAAGTTCGCAGACATCATGCTCTCGTTCTCAGAGGGTTTCCATGGCGACAGCACGCCGTTTGATGGCGAGGGCGGCTTCCTGGCTCACGCTTACTTCCCCGGACACGGCATCGGGGGAGACACGCACTTTGACCTAGCTGAGCCCTGGACCACCGGGAACACAGACCAGGGCGgtaagagagagaagagcagaCGGTGACATGTAGATCCTAGAAGGAAGAGaacaataaactgaatgtaacctctctctctctctctctctctctctctctctctctcgctctctctctctctctctctgaaggtAATGATGTTTTCCTTGTGGCTGTCCATGAGCTTGGTCATGCTCTGGGTCTGGAGCACTCCAACGACCCCTCTGCCATCATGGCCCCCTTCTACCAGTGGTTTGAAACGGAAAACTTCCAGCTCCCAGATGACGATCGCAGAGGCATCCAAACGATCTATGGTGGGTTGTTCTCCAAACGGAAGTGGGACCGTGTGCTATATATTTGCAGTGATGATCCTTTTATAACATCCACCACCTTTTAGCCACCACTGGGGCTCTCAGGGGACGTTGGTACTAAGTGGAACACGGACACACTCTCAGTAGttctttaaaatgttacatCATTTggtatatgtaaatatataccTTATTGATAAACTAGACTAGACCTTAACAAGGGAGTCTGCCGCCATGCTAGCAGGTCTGTGAGGCTTTCCTTAGACACAGCGATGCTCTGAGCAAAATGCTAAAAATTCTGTCTTAATTTAGCATGTTGGCATGCTAACATgataattagcactaaacacaaaaatacaacagaggctgatgggaatgccatGAGCTTTGCAGGTATTTAGTCGTAAAACAAAGTATTGAACACACATTAAGATTTTAACCTGATAATCGTGCCATCCAATAGATGTTGAgatttttcactcaaaacccaAAATGTGAACCTGACAGTGGCCCTAAAGGAAAGACAGAGGATCAACAAAGTCAGTAGTCTTCATCATTTGAATTATGCAACAAAGTTAAAAGTATTCATCACCTGGAAATAATTAATGTGTGTACATTTCATTGAAACACATTTAGTAGTTGTTAAGATATTTTAGTCCGGACCAAAATGGTGGAGTCGACATTGTGTTGGTACATACATACTTTGAATTATTTGTTATTAAagattttctctcttctctctcacaaCCTCTTTCACACAGGATCCAAGTCTGGGGCtcccccacctccccctcccccccctcgaCCCACAAAGCCGTTCACCCCTGACAATGGCCCAGACATCTGCGAGGGACACTTTGACACCATTGCTATTCTCAGTGGAGAAAAGTTTATATTTAAGGTAcaggagacattttttttctcagatatTTAAATGTTCTCAGAAACCAAATTATGGACTTTTCTCACCACAGATATTTTTGACTATTCAAGTGTCCCACTATAATGCATTATCTCAGACAAATTAACTTCAGATCTCCTaatctatgtgtatgtgtatgtttgcaGGACAAGTGGTTTTGGCGTGTGCGTAACAACAAGGTGTTGCCAGGTTACCCGATGGCCATCAGTCACTATTGGAAGGGCCTGCCATCAAACATCAATGCAGCCTACGAGAGGGATGATGGGAAGTTTGTCTTCTTTAAAGGTAGGTTCCATCTGATATTAGATTGGAAGCAGATTGGATTTTGAGACACTGCAGCTGCTCCAGTGATGAACTTCATGTGTTAattgctatgacttttttatcactatttcttcagtttttcatgttttctatCTCACTTCTGATCATCttccctttttcctttcttaCATCTCCAGCTGATAGGTACTGGGTTTTTAGTCAGAACCGCATGGAAAAGGATTCCCCAAAGAGCCTGAAAGACCTGGGCACCGGTCTACCTAAAGACAAGATTGATGCTGCTCTCTTCTACACACCGACAGGACAGACATACCTTTTCAGAGGCACTAAGTAAGTCTGTCCACTATCTATTCAGGGTTCACCACATACGCTTAAAGTATGGTGAACTTATTATATGTGGAATCTGAACTGTTAAgccttttttgcatttttttttttgttcctgaGAGAGTTATTCGCCCAGTTTAGTCCTCATTTCAACcatgtgttgtttctgtgtaaTTGTAGAATATAAATGAGGACATGCACGTTGTTGTTTCCTTACAGTCTTAGTTCTATGAATGAACCAAAGCAGTTAgatctttgattgttttgtgtcTTGGTGTCATTCTCAGGTACTACCGTTTCAACGAGCAGACTCGCACAGTGCACAGCGGTTATCCGAAGCCCGTTAGCACGTGGAGCGGTGCACCGGAAAACATTAAAGCTGTCATCATGAGTGAAGATGGATGTAAGTTTTTCTCCCCATTTACCTAATCACGTGGATGTCGATATTTCAAGACCAAAAGCTGAAACATAAGTCGATtattaaacagtcaaactgtcAATGTCAGATAGATAATTAATTGGTAACCATTTTGTCGATGTATCACTAACAAAGACAAAATGCCAACATTTCTcagttccagcttcttaaatgtgaggttttgattatttattttttacaatttcttaaCAATTTTCAAATCAAGcaatcaattatttaattaagaAAATGACTGGCAGATTacttgacaataaaaaaacatttgcagttCTACTGTTGACACACCCTCATATACGTATAGAGCAGTTCTAACCCAAACAAcagctgtgttgttgtgttttgatttAAAGCAAAACTCTTTCCCTTCACTTTCCTCAGCTTACACTTATTTCTACAAAGCCAACAAGTACTGGAAGTTCAACAACCAGTACATGAAGGTGGAGTCCGGCTACCCCAAGTCTGTGCTCACGGACTGGATGGGCTGCGAGGGCGAGGAGCCcaagacaggtcag
This window contains:
- the LOC116684895 gene encoding matrix metalloproteinase-14, translated to MLPQLLALACGLCCFGLTSVTADLLKAEGWLQQYGYLPPGDVRAQAIRSPKSIETAISNMQSFYGLTVTGIIDSGTIQAMSRPRCGVPDKFGPELKTNLRRKRYAVQGLKWEKSEVTFSIQNYTPKIGERATYEAIRKAFKVWENVIPLTFREIPYSHIRDKVDKFADIMLSFSEGFHGDSTPFDGEGGFLAHAYFPGHGIGGDTHFDLAEPWTTGNTDQGGNDVFLVAVHELGHALGLEHSNDPSAIMAPFYQWFETENFQLPDDDRRGIQTIYGSKSGAPPPPPPPPRPTKPFTPDNGPDICEGHFDTIAILSGEKFIFKDKWFWRVRNNKVLPGYPMAISHYWKGLPSNINAAYERDDGKFVFFKADRYWVFSQNRMEKDSPKSLKDLGTGLPKDKIDAALFYTPTGQTYLFRGTKYYRFNEQTRTVHSGYPKPVSTWSGAPENIKAVIMSEDGSYTYFYKANKYWKFNNQYMKVESGYPKSVLTDWMGCEGEEPKTGQTEKGMIIGPAAVVIPLLLLVLVVITLGALLVFRKYGTPRRLLYCQRSLLDKV